In a genomic window of Maridesulfovibrio ferrireducens:
- a CDS encoding flagellar hook assembly protein FlgD, whose amino-acid sequence MGYVGYSNILGRAEADMAASNTPQHKSSLGTDDFLKLLLTQMQNQDPANPMEDKEYMAQMAQFSSLEQLTKVNKNLESMSGNQAQEQMVSAVGFIGKEVKAEGYSLSRSDGKISKVFYGLGEPVANAFINIYDNDKNLIRTVQLGSKAEGTYEFEWDGKDWSGKDVSDGVYNIAMAAEDANGKPVMVKTEVSGEVTGVVSEGGQQFLHLKDGRYINFLNIREVVSPTVVAESPDGDSS is encoded by the coding sequence ATGGGATATGTAGGATACAGCAATATATTAGGTAGAGCGGAAGCCGATATGGCAGCCAGCAATACGCCGCAACATAAATCTTCATTGGGTACAGATGACTTTTTAAAGCTTCTCTTGACCCAGATGCAGAATCAAGATCCTGCAAATCCTATGGAAGACAAAGAATACATGGCGCAGATGGCGCAGTTTTCCAGTCTTGAACAGCTTACTAAGGTTAATAAGAATCTGGAAAGTATGTCCGGCAATCAGGCTCAGGAACAGATGGTTTCAGCCGTTGGCTTCATAGGCAAAGAAGTCAAGGCGGAAGGTTATTCCCTGAGTCGCTCAGACGGAAAAATCAGCAAGGTCTTTTACGGACTTGGTGAGCCTGTAGCAAACGCATTTATCAATATTTACGACAATGACAAGAACCTTATCCGGACAGTCCAGCTCGGCTCTAAAGCTGAGGGAACCTACGAATTTGAGTGGGACGGAAAGGACTGGTCTGGAAAGGATGTATCGGATGGTGTCTACAACATCGCAATGGCGGCGGAAGATGCCAATGGCAAACCGGTAATGGTTAAGACAGAAGTAAGTGGAGAAGTTACAGGGGTCGTTTCAGAAGGTGGTCAACAGTTTCTGCACCTCAAAGACGGTCGTTACATCAACTTTCTCAATATTAGAGAAGTTGTCAGTCCCACGGTTGTCGCTGAATCTCCTGACGGGGATTCAAGCTAA